One genomic window of Gossypium hirsutum isolate 1008001.06 chromosome D11, Gossypium_hirsutum_v2.1, whole genome shotgun sequence includes the following:
- the LOC107912482 gene encoding small nuclear ribonucleoprotein SmD1a, whose product MKLVRFLMKLNNETVSIELKNGTVVHGTITGVDVSMNTHLKMVKLTLKGKNPVTLDHLSVRGNNIRYYILPDSLNLETLLVEETPRVKPKKPAAGRPLGCGRGRGRGRGRGRGR is encoded by the exons atgaagCTCGTGAG gtttttaatGAAGTTAAATAACGAGACTGTCTCCATCGAGCTCAAGAACGGAACTGTCGTCCATGGCACCATCACAG GGGTTGATGTTAGCATGAATACACATTTGAAGATGGTGAAACTAACGCTCAAGGGAAAAAACCCCGTTACTCTTGACCATCTGAGTGTCCGGGGTAACAACATTCGTTATTATATTCTCCCTGACAGCTTGAATCTGGAAACTTTGCTTGTGGAGGAGACACCAAGAGTTAAACCTAAGAAGCCAGCTGCAG GACGGCCTTTGGGATGTGGTCGGGGTAGGGGGCGTGGACGTGGTCGTGGCAGAGGTCGCTAA